Proteins encoded within one genomic window of Microbacterium sp. LKL04:
- a CDS encoding SulP family inorganic anion transporter, whose amino-acid sequence MTATTPVRPRIEPTVLQALRSPRLLTREVLAGLVVALALIPEAIAFSIIAGVDPRVGLFSSFIMAVAIAFLGGRPAMITAATGAVALVIAPVVREYGMDYFIATVLLGGAIQILLGLVGVAKLMRFIPRSVMVGFVNALAILIFLAQLPQLFGNGIPWLVWPLLAAGLVILYAMPRLTKAVPAPLVTIVLLTAAVVVFAWNVPTVGDQGELPESLPSLFIPNVPLTLETLQIIGPFALAMAVVGLLESLMTAKLVDDITDTHSSKTRESLGQGAANILSGAFGGMGGCAMIGQTMINVKASGARTRISTFLAGVFLLILVLALGDIVAIIPMAALVAVMIMVCIGTFDWHSIRPATLRRMPKSETAVMLITVVATVWTHNLAIGVVLGVIAAMIMFARRVAHFVTVTRTVDAAASTAHYAVDGELFFASSNDLTTQFSYPDDPANVVIDMSRSHVWDASTVAALDAIVNKYERMGTAVTIVGLNDTASAFHGRLSGKLGAGE is encoded by the coding sequence ATGACCGCCACCACTCCCGTGCGCCCGCGCATCGAACCGACAGTGCTGCAGGCCCTCCGCAGCCCGCGCCTGCTGACGCGGGAAGTCCTCGCCGGACTCGTCGTCGCCCTCGCCCTCATCCCCGAGGCGATCGCGTTCTCGATCATCGCGGGCGTCGACCCCCGCGTCGGGCTCTTCTCGTCGTTCATCATGGCCGTCGCGATCGCCTTCCTCGGCGGTCGCCCTGCGATGATCACGGCGGCGACCGGAGCTGTCGCGCTCGTCATCGCGCCCGTCGTCCGCGAGTACGGGATGGACTACTTCATCGCGACCGTCCTCCTCGGCGGGGCCATCCAGATATTGCTCGGCCTCGTGGGCGTCGCGAAGCTCATGCGCTTCATCCCGCGCAGCGTCATGGTCGGCTTCGTCAACGCGCTCGCGATCCTGATCTTCCTCGCCCAGCTGCCGCAGCTGTTCGGCAACGGGATCCCGTGGCTCGTCTGGCCACTGTTGGCCGCAGGCCTCGTCATCCTCTACGCGATGCCGCGGCTCACCAAGGCCGTCCCGGCTCCCCTGGTCACCATCGTGCTGCTGACCGCGGCCGTCGTCGTCTTCGCGTGGAACGTTCCGACCGTCGGCGACCAGGGTGAACTCCCCGAAAGCCTGCCGTCCCTGTTCATCCCGAACGTGCCGCTCACGCTCGAGACGCTGCAGATCATCGGCCCGTTCGCCCTCGCGATGGCGGTCGTGGGGCTCCTCGAGTCGCTCATGACCGCCAAGCTCGTCGACGACATCACCGACACGCACTCCTCGAAGACCCGCGAATCGCTCGGCCAGGGCGCCGCGAACATCCTCTCGGGGGCGTTCGGCGGGATGGGCGGCTGCGCGATGATCGGCCAGACGATGATCAACGTGAAGGCTTCCGGTGCCCGCACCCGCATCTCGACGTTCCTCGCCGGCGTGTTCCTGCTCATCCTCGTGCTGGCGCTCGGCGACATCGTCGCGATCATCCCGATGGCGGCCCTCGTCGCCGTCATGATCATGGTCTGCATCGGCACGTTCGACTGGCACAGCATCCGCCCGGCCACGCTCCGCCGGATGCCCAAGAGCGAGACCGCCGTCATGCTCATCACGGTCGTCGCCACCGTCTGGACCCACAACCTCGCGATCGGCGTCGTCCTCGGCGTGATCGCGGCGATGATCATGTTCGCCCGGCGGGTCGCGCACTTCGTGACCGTCACGCGCACGGTGGATGCCGCGGCATCCACCGCTCACTATGCGGTCGACGGCGAGCTGTTCTTCGCTTCCAGCAACGACCTGACGACGCAGTTCTCGTACCCGGACGACCCGGCGAACGTCGTGATCGACATGTCGCGTTCGCACGTGTGGGATGCCTCGACGGTCGCCGCCCTCGACGCCATCGTGAACAAGTACGAGCGGATGGGCACCGCGGTGACGATCGTCGGGTTGAACGACACGGCATCCGCATTCCACGGCCGGCTCAGCGGAAAGCTGGGCGCCGGCGAGTGA